One genomic window of Kaistia geumhonensis includes the following:
- the rpmF gene encoding 50S ribosomal protein L32, whose translation MAVPKRKTSPSKRNMRRSHDALSQPTYIEDKNSGELRRPHHIDLKTGMYRGRQILTPKAEG comes from the coding sequence ATGGCCGTTCCGAAGCGAAAGACTTCGCCCTCCAAGCGCAACATGCGCCGCTCGCATGACGCTCTTTCGCAGCCGACCTATATCGAGGACAAGAATTCGGGCGAGCTGCGCCGTCCGCATCACATCGACCTCAAGACCGGCATGTATCGCGGCCGCCAGATCCTGACGCCGAAGGCGGAAGGCTGA
- a CDS encoding bifunctional diguanylate cyclase/phosphodiesterase, with amino-acid sequence MPMDDASIEQVLARNGEAVYRWTIGDDSLAWSAGAARLLGVADPAAIATGAAYHALSDTGNPVSRREQVLKGLGFDNGEGVSYRIEYALRPEGLDGPVVWIEDIGRWYAEGSRRAVRAEGLVRVINERHAREQRLAFLTRYDTETGLLNRAYLLDLLTNTIADARKFRTSAAFLQIAIDDLPLINAAYGLQAGDRAVVAVAQRIRGRLREGDAIARYSGGKLALLLMNCDEQEMQVAAERFLAAVREDVIVTPEAAFAITVSIGGVAIPRHGRNRAECLERAQESLDLARGAGRGRFVAFAPSAERAEQRRANAALSRQLVGALTERRLRLAFQPVVDIATRRPLFHEALLRLVQPDGSIVSAGHVMPLAEQLGLARLFDLAILELVLKALADHQEAVLSVNVAPETIAAPDWLALVTEMVERRPDIGRRLIVEITETSAIRNIKETELFVDAVHRLGARVAIDDFGAGYTSFRSLRRLAVDVVKIDGDFVRAITASGDDQIFVRRLAELARDLGIETVAEWVQDEAAVRLLAGWGVQAIQGDVSGEASLDPPWAATNSD; translated from the coding sequence ATGCCGATGGACGACGCCTCGATCGAGCAGGTTCTCGCCCGCAACGGCGAGGCCGTCTATCGCTGGACGATCGGGGATGACAGCCTTGCCTGGAGCGCCGGCGCCGCTCGGCTGCTCGGTGTCGCCGACCCTGCCGCCATCGCGACCGGCGCCGCCTATCACGCGCTTTCCGACACCGGCAATCCGGTGTCGCGACGCGAGCAGGTGCTGAAGGGGCTCGGCTTCGACAATGGCGAGGGCGTTTCCTACAGGATCGAATATGCCCTGCGCCCGGAGGGGCTGGATGGGCCGGTCGTCTGGATCGAGGACATCGGCCGCTGGTATGCGGAGGGATCGCGCCGCGCCGTCCGTGCCGAAGGGCTCGTCCGCGTCATCAACGAACGGCACGCGCGCGAACAGAGGCTCGCCTTTCTCACGCGCTACGACACCGAGACGGGCCTCCTCAACCGCGCCTATCTCCTCGATCTTCTGACGAACACCATCGCGGACGCCCGGAAGTTCCGCACCTCCGCCGCCTTCCTGCAGATCGCGATCGACGACCTGCCGCTCATCAACGCCGCCTACGGGCTTCAGGCCGGCGACCGGGCGGTCGTGGCGGTAGCGCAACGCATTCGTGGTCGACTGCGCGAGGGCGATGCGATCGCGCGCTATTCGGGTGGCAAGCTCGCGCTCCTCCTCATGAATTGCGACGAGCAGGAGATGCAGGTCGCCGCCGAGCGCTTCCTCGCCGCCGTGCGCGAGGACGTCATCGTGACGCCGGAGGCGGCCTTCGCCATCACGGTCTCGATCGGCGGTGTCGCCATTCCGCGCCATGGCCGAAACCGGGCCGAGTGTCTTGAGCGGGCACAGGAGAGCCTCGACCTTGCGCGCGGCGCCGGCCGCGGCCGCTTCGTCGCCTTCGCGCCGTCGGCGGAGCGCGCCGAGCAGCGACGCGCCAATGCCGCCCTGTCGCGCCAGCTGGTCGGGGCGCTGACCGAGCGTCGCCTGCGACTCGCCTTCCAGCCGGTGGTCGATATCGCAACGCGCCGGCCGCTGTTCCATGAGGCGCTGCTGCGCCTCGTGCAGCCCGACGGATCGATCGTCTCTGCCGGACATGTGATGCCCCTCGCCGAGCAGCTCGGCCTCGCGCGGCTTTTCGATCTCGCGATCCTCGAACTCGTGCTCAAGGCGCTCGCCGATCATCAGGAGGCGGTGCTCTCGGTCAATGTCGCCCCGGAGACCATCGCAGCGCCGGACTGGCTGGCGCTCGTCACGGAAATGGTGGAGCGCCGCCCCGATATCGGGCGCCGTCTGATCGTCGAGATCACCGAGACCAGCGCCATCCGCAACATCAAGGAAACGGAACTGTTCGTCGACGCCGTGCACCGGCTCGGCGCGCGTGTCGCGATCGACGATTTCGGCGCCGGTTACACGTCGTTCCGCAGCCTGCGCCGCCTTGCCGTCGATGTCGTCAAGATCGACGGCGATTTCGTACGCGCCATCACGGCGAGCGGCGACGACCAGATCTTCGTCCGG